In one window of Campylobacter coli DNA:
- the rimO gene encoding 30S ribosomal protein S12 methylthiotransferase RimO yields the protein MSKLYLMSLGCNKNLVDSEIMLGRLSTYELCDEPSKADVLIVNTCGFIDSAKKESINAILDLHEQRKKDSLLVVTGCLMQRYREELMKELPEVDLFTGVGDYERIDEMILKKTNLFSNSTYLQGENSKRIITGSNSHAFIKIAEGCNQKCSFCAIPSFKGKLKSREISSIIAELKDLVARGYKDFSFIAQDTSSYLFDKGEKDGLIRLIDEVEKIEGIKAARILYLYPTSASEALIKRIIASKIFVNYFDMPLQHISDNMLKIMKRGANSTRLKEMLNLMKSAPDSFLRTGFIVGHPGESDVDFEELCEFIKDFGFDRVSVFAYSKEEDTAAFDMEQVPFKVINKRLKIIEKIVDEVIEKSFEKEVGKKRLVVCTGESSEGEFFIAAKDLRWDREIDGEILINESECGNLEMGQIYECEIIQNVDKKLIAKALRKIDAN from the coding sequence ATGTCAAAACTTTATCTTATGTCTTTAGGCTGTAATAAAAATTTAGTCGATAGCGAGATTATGCTAGGGCGTCTTAGCACTTATGAGCTTTGCGATGAGCCAAGTAAGGCTGATGTTTTAATCGTAAATACCTGTGGCTTTATAGATAGTGCAAAAAAAGAAAGTATCAATGCGATTTTAGATTTGCATGAGCAAAGAAAAAAAGATTCGCTTTTGGTTGTGACGGGTTGTTTGATGCAGCGTTACCGTGAAGAGCTTATGAAAGAACTTCCTGAAGTTGATCTTTTTACTGGTGTGGGTGATTATGAAAGAATCGATGAAATGATACTTAAAAAAACCAATTTATTTTCAAATTCGACTTATTTGCAGGGTGAAAACTCCAAACGCATCATCACAGGTTCTAATTCGCATGCTTTTATAAAAATCGCTGAAGGTTGCAATCAAAAATGTTCTTTTTGTGCGATCCCAAGTTTTAAGGGTAAGTTAAAATCGCGTGAAATTTCTAGCATTATAGCCGAGCTTAAAGATTTGGTGGCTAGGGGTTATAAGGATTTTTCTTTTATCGCACAAGATACGAGTTCTTATTTGTTTGATAAGGGTGAAAAAGATGGACTTATACGCTTGATTGATGAGGTAGAAAAGATCGAGGGTATTAAAGCAGCTAGAATTTTATATCTTTATCCTACAAGTGCGAGTGAGGCTTTGATCAAACGCATTATAGCTTCTAAAATTTTTGTAAATTATTTTGATATGCCTTTGCAACACATTAGCGACAATATGCTTAAGATTATGAAGCGTGGAGCAAATAGCACAAGATTGAAAGAAATGTTAAATTTGATGAAAAGTGCACCTGATAGCTTTTTGCGTACGGGTTTTATCGTAGGGCACCCAGGTGAAAGTGATGTGGATTTTGAGGAGCTTTGTGAATTTATCAAAGATTTTGGTTTTGATAGAGTGAGTGTTTTTGCGTATTCTAAAGAAGAAGATACAGCTGCTTTTGATATGGAGCAAGTGCCTTTTAAAGTGATCAATAAAAGACTTAAAATCATAGAAAAAATTGTAGATGAAGTCATAGAAAAAAGTTTTGAAAAAGAAGTGGGAAAAAAGCGCTTAGTTGTTTGTACAGGTGAGAGTAGCGAGGGTGAGTTTTTTATCGCAGCTAAAGATTTAAGATGGGATAGAGAGATTGATGGAGAAATTCTTATCAATGAAAGCGAATGCGGGAATTTGGAAATGGGACAAATTTATGAATGCGAAATCATTCAAAATGTTGATAAAAAGCTCATAGCCAAGGCTTTAAGAAAAATAGATGCAAATTAA
- the tilS gene encoding tRNA lysidine(34) synthetase TilS translates to MQIKDEILSFLKKGRNLLAFSYGSDSSALFHFLVQKKIDFDLVMINYKTRKNSDLEEQKAKELALEFHKKIFIKSAPVIKGNFEKEARDFRYDFFEKICLEQNYDKLILAHHLNDQLEWFLMQLSRGAGLAEILGMQECEKRSNYTLLRPLLFTSKDEILSYLKENDIFYFQDESNENEKYFRNYIRKNFSNAFVSKFHQGLKRSFSYLDEDRKKLYDLESIKEIQGLMICPKNESLIAKAVKMKGLLLSAAQRKEFLKGDCVLGGKIGIVYKDEKAIVFKYETCQKLPKEFKEACRIAKIPRLLRAYLYNHKIDISSLNF, encoded by the coding sequence ATGCAAATTAAAGATGAAATTTTATCCTTTTTAAAAAAGGGTAGAAATTTACTCGCTTTTTCTTATGGAAGTGATTCTAGTGCACTTTTTCATTTTTTAGTGCAAAAAAAGATTGATTTTGATCTTGTGATGATTAATTATAAAACGAGAAAAAATAGCGATTTAGAAGAGCAAAAAGCCAAGGAGCTTGCCTTGGAATTTCATAAAAAAATTTTTATAAAAAGTGCTCCTGTGATAAAGGGGAATTTTGAAAAAGAAGCTAGGGATTTTCGTTATGATTTTTTTGAAAAAATATGTCTTGAGCAAAATTATGACAAGCTTATCTTAGCTCATCATCTCAATGATCAATTGGAGTGGTTTTTAATGCAGCTTTCTCGCGGAGCGGGTTTGGCCGAAATTTTAGGCATGCAAGAGTGTGAAAAACGCTCAAATTATACACTTTTACGCCCTTTGCTTTTTACGAGTAAGGATGAAATTTTAAGTTATTTAAAAGAGAATGATATTTTTTATTTTCAAGATGAGAGCAATGAGAATGAAAAATATTTTAGAAATTATATAAGAAAAAATTTTTCCAATGCCTTTGTGAGTAAATTTCATCAAGGTTTAAAAAGAAGTTTTTCTTATCTTGATGAGGATAGAAAAAAACTCTATGATTTGGAGTCTATAAAAGAAATTCAAGGTCTTATGATTTGTCCTAAAAATGAAAGTTTGATTGCTAAGGCTGTAAAAATGAAAGGTTTGCTTTTAAGTGCAGCACAAAGAAAAGAGTTTTTGAAGGGCGATTGTGTTTTAGGTGGAAAAATAGGCATCGTGTATAAGGATGAAAAGGCTATCGTTTTTAAATATGAAACTTGTCAAAAATTGCCAAAAGAATTTAAAGAAGCTTGCAGAATCGCTAAAATACCAAGACTTTTAAGAGCTTATTTATACAATCACAAAATCGATATTTCATCCCTTAACTTCTAA
- a CDS encoding EI24 domain-containing protein, which yields MKILRLAIKDFFTLQFLKFALIPLTFSFILMIFLAIFGFSFLLDYFNSLFSVGEDSFWAWFYALHFVQILITLISVLFSGFVIIFASVFLALFITSFLTPLIVKQINNKYYHHEVQNISNMYIIFEIFKIFLKFIGIFLLCTLALFLPFINLFVYYLAFYYLFHKLLMLDITSSVLDKENFKIFNAQASTFEFKFSTLCFYLLSSIPLLGIFLQVFFVIFLTHLAYQRILKLEVKG from the coding sequence TTGAAAATTTTAAGACTTGCTATTAAGGATTTTTTCACACTTCAATTTTTGAAATTTGCCTTAATTCCACTTACTTTTAGTTTTATTTTGATGATATTTTTGGCAATTTTTGGTTTTTCTTTTTTGCTTGATTATTTTAATTCTTTATTTAGTGTTGGAGAAGACTCGTTTTGGGCATGGTTTTACGCTCTTCATTTTGTTCAAATTTTAATTACGCTTATAAGTGTTTTATTTTCAGGCTTTGTTATAATTTTTGCTTCAGTTTTCCTAGCCCTTTTTATCACCTCTTTTCTTACTCCTCTCATCGTAAAACAAATCAATAACAAATACTATCATCACGAAGTACAAAACATCTCAAATATGTATATAATTTTTGAAATTTTCAAAATATTTTTAAAATTTATAGGAATTTTTTTACTTTGCACCTTGGCTTTGTTTTTGCCTTTTATCAATCTTTTTGTGTATTATCTTGCTTTTTATTATCTTTTTCATAAGCTTTTAATGCTTGATATAACAAGTTCGGTTTTGGATAAAGAAAATTTTAAAATTTTTAACGCTCAAGCATCTACCTTTGAATTTAAATTCAGCACTTTATGTTTTTACTTGCTCTCATCTATCCCGCTTTTAGGAATTTTTTTGCAAGTATTTTTTGTGATTTTTTTAACACATTTAGCTTATCAAAGAATTTTAAAATTAGAAGTTAAGGGATGA
- a CDS encoding dUTP diphosphatase: MKNVEILENMLKLQQKLNDETNGLNWEEGYTKEGKLISWRRCIYMECAELIDSFAWKHWKNISSPTNWENVRMEIVDIWHFILSLLLEEYTNKNDKNFQAIANEIISVSVFQDFCKEEGNPSENDLYSILNDIELIIHKCSGFGFSLGELLSNYFILAIKCGLNLEILYKTYIGKNILNIFRQNNGYKQGTYKKDWNGKEDNEVLAEILEQELDFDTIYKKLEEYYKKV; encoded by the coding sequence ATGAAAAATGTTGAAATTTTAGAAAATATGCTCAAGCTCCAACAAAAACTCAATGATGAAACTAATGGTTTAAATTGGGAAGAAGGTTATACCAAGGAAGGAAAACTCATCAGCTGGAGACGTTGTATTTATATGGAATGTGCCGAACTTATAGATTCTTTTGCTTGGAAACATTGGAAAAACATTTCAAGCCCTACAAATTGGGAAAATGTTCGTATGGAAATCGTAGATATTTGGCATTTTATCCTCAGTCTTTTACTTGAAGAATATACAAATAAAAATGATAAAAATTTCCAAGCTATAGCGAATGAAATCATCTCAGTTAGCGTTTTTCAAGATTTTTGTAAAGAAGAGGGCAATCCTAGCGAAAATGATCTTTATAGCATTTTAAACGACATAGAGCTTATCATTCATAAATGCAGTGGCTTTGGATTTAGCCTTGGAGAGCTACTTTCTAATTATTTTATCCTAGCGATTAAATGCGGACTTAATCTTGAAATTCTTTATAAAACCTACATAGGAAAAAATATTTTAAATATTTTTAGACAAAACAATGGCTATAAACAAGGTACCTATAAGAAAGATTGGAACGGAAAAGAAGATAATGAAGTATTGGCTGAAATTTTAGAGCAAGAGCTTGATTTTGATACTATTTATAAAAAATTAGAAGAATATTATAAAAAGGTGTAA
- the ciaI gene encoding intracellular survival protein CiaI yields the protein MQIDASKNQSFSMDYTTKSGKHLALSMYDNQSLSYSNDEEGKSLNLKRQYGFSFTFEGSKLTQADLDEIKNAMKEVEPMIKDFLANSKVGELKPKEIIESAMQMANVLPTPNDENHQNAIMNNFTNKLSDLLKQNQSNDKDINASMLEDSKKLLDEVLEQMKKQLEKQQEKAKENQNNAEKGLNLYA from the coding sequence ATGCAAATTGATGCGAGCAAAAATCAAAGTTTTTCAATGGACTATACAACAAAAAGTGGCAAACACCTAGCCTTGTCTATGTATGATAATCAAAGCTTAAGTTATAGCAATGATGAAGAAGGTAAAAGTCTTAATCTTAAACGCCAATATGGTTTTAGCTTCACTTTTGAAGGCTCTAAACTCACCCAAGCCGATCTTGATGAGATAAAAAATGCAATGAAAGAAGTCGAACCCATGATAAAAGACTTTTTGGCAAATTCTAAAGTAGGAGAATTAAAACCAAAAGAAATCATAGAATCAGCAATGCAAATGGCAAATGTATTGCCAACGCCAAATGATGAAAACCATCAAAATGCTATCATGAATAATTTTACAAATAAACTTAGTGATTTACTCAAACAAAATCAAAGCAATGATAAAGATATCAATGCATCCATGCTTGAAGATAGCAAAAAACTACTAGATGAAGTGTTAGAGCAAATGAAAAAGCAGCTTGAAAAACAGCAAGAAAAAGCTAAAGAAAATCAAAATAATGCAGAAAAAGGTTTAAATCTTTACGCTTAA
- a CDS encoding ABC transporter permease: MLNVIHALFFRELKTRFGKNKYLGYFWVIGEPMSVILILTTIVTILREYHHQLMPEGISIFMFLISGIVPYFMFRSIVTQLMNGIGANLALFAYKPVKPIHVFIARTLLEFCIYFVIFVAVLFIVGWFFRLEVIPRHFLSVMVCIFLLMCSGFALGMVFAIIGYFLEPLKTLLNYFSIVFYWGSGVIFPTWLMPKPILDIFYYNPLLHVMELLRFNFFENYPLQDDYTYTYPIFCIICTSFVGLFLYYYNRQALTAVRRT, translated from the coding sequence ATGTTAAATGTAATTCACGCTTTGTTTTTTAGAGAATTAAAGACTAGATTTGGTAAAAATAAATATCTGGGTTATTTTTGGGTTATTGGCGAGCCTATGAGTGTCATTTTAATACTTACTACCATTGTGACTATTCTCAGAGAATATCATCATCAACTAATGCCTGAAGGGATTTCTATTTTTATGTTTTTAATTTCGGGTATAGTTCCTTATTTTATGTTTAGAAGTATAGTTACTCAGCTTATGAATGGTATAGGAGCAAATTTAGCTCTTTTTGCTTACAAACCTGTAAAACCCATACATGTTTTTATCGCTAGGACTTTACTTGAGTTTTGTATTTATTTTGTTATATTTGTAGCAGTATTGTTTATAGTGGGTTGGTTTTTTAGATTAGAAGTTATCCCTAGGCATTTTTTAAGCGTGATGGTTTGTATATTTTTGCTTATGTGTTCGGGTTTTGCTTTGGGTATGGTTTTTGCTATCATCGGATATTTTTTAGAGCCCTTAAAGACTTTGCTTAATTATTTTAGTATAGTATTTTATTGGGGTTCGGGTGTTATCTTTCCTACTTGGCTTATGCCAAAACCTATTCTTGATATATTTTATTATAACCCCTTGCTTCATGTTATGGAGCTTTTAAGATTTAATTTTTTTGAAAATTATCCTTTGCAAGATGATTATACTTATACTTATCCTATATTTTGTATCATATGCACTTCTTTTGTGGGACTTTTTTTATATTATTACAATAGACAAGCTTTAACAGCAGTGAGAAGAACATGA
- a CDS encoding ABC transporter ATP-binding protein has protein sequence MIKVLNLTKSYPLFNGGRHYVFKDFTFEFPENCSIGLMGRNGAGKSTLMKLLSGSELPDRGKIITNKKFSWPLGLSGAFQGSLTARDNAKFVARVYGYKGEELHEKVKFVEDFAELGKFFDEPMNTYSSGMSARIAFGLSMAFDFDYYLIDEAGAVGDPKFREKSHKLYKERLSQSKVIMVSHNVAEIKEWCDKIIFMENGKATVYDDVDEGIAVYQGKK, from the coding sequence ATGATAAAAGTTTTAAATTTAACCAAATCTTATCCTTTATTTAATGGCGGAAGGCATTATGTTTTTAAAGATTTTACTTTTGAATTTCCTGAAAATTGTAGTATAGGTTTAATGGGTAGAAATGGTGCAGGAAAATCAACTTTAATGAAGCTTTTAAGTGGCTCTGAGCTTCCCGATAGAGGAAAAATCATCACCAATAAAAAATTTTCTTGGCCCTTGGGTCTAAGTGGAGCTTTTCAAGGATCCTTAACAGCTAGAGATAATGCTAAATTTGTAGCTAGGGTTTATGGCTATAAGGGTGAAGAGCTTCATGAAAAAGTCAAATTTGTAGAAGATTTTGCAGAGCTTGGCAAATTTTTTGATGAGCCTATGAATACTTATTCTTCGGGTATGAGTGCTAGGATAGCTTTTGGGCTTAGCATGGCTTTTGATTTTGATTATTATCTAATCGATGAAGCAGGAGCTGTAGGAGATCCTAAATTTAGAGAAAAAAGCCATAAATTATATAAAGAAAGATTGAGCCAATCTAAAGTGATCATGGTTTCACACAATGTGGCTGAAATTAAAGAATGGTGTGATAAAATTATCTTTATGGAAAATGGAAAAGCTACTGTTTATGATGATGTAGATGAGGGCATAGCTGTCTATCAAGGAAAAAAATAA
- a CDS encoding capsule biosynthesis protein, whose amino-acid sequence MTKINTFFNKIKDLSIFDSFKIVWILMIFVIIYYILIAADRYVSTITMSVKSTTGSTQASGVLSLLTATSNTNEDIKFLQGYIESLDMLKILDEKIHLKKLYNEQYIDLFFSLSSSSSIESYLKYYQSRVKVHVDDKTGLLNVEVEGFTPESAHLIAKTIMQESEKFINEISHKAAREQMSFAEEELVKYKERYQKAQNDLIAFQNKYGVFDPLKQAEAKAGLVTQLESDIAQREAKLLTMQSYMNDSAPEIVTLKAEIAALKKQLVKERSKISADNSSQKLNDLAAKFQDLTIEAGFAQSAYEAALKAYESARIEALRKIKQLVIVQTPDVPQSAKYPEKIYNILTAFIVLSLIFGVIKFVKMIIEEHKY is encoded by the coding sequence ATGACAAAAATAAATACATTTTTTAATAAAATTAAAGATCTAAGTATTTTTGATTCTTTCAAGATAGTATGGATCTTGATGATTTTTGTGATCATTTATTATATTTTAATTGCCGCTGATCGTTATGTAAGTACTATCACCATGAGTGTAAAATCAACTACTGGAAGCACTCAAGCAAGCGGGGTTTTATCGCTTTTAACCGCAACTTCTAATACTAATGAAGATATCAAGTTTTTACAAGGCTATATAGAATCGCTTGATATGTTAAAGATTCTAGATGAAAAAATTCATCTAAAAAAACTTTACAATGAGCAATATATCGATTTATTTTTTAGCTTATCAAGTTCTAGCTCTATAGAAAGTTATTTAAAATATTATCAAAGCCGCGTTAAAGTACATGTGGATGATAAAACAGGACTTTTAAATGTCGAGGTTGAAGGATTTACTCCAGAATCTGCGCATTTAATCGCCAAAACCATTATGCAAGAAAGTGAAAAATTTATCAATGAAATTTCACACAAGGCAGCAAGAGAGCAAATGAGCTTTGCGGAAGAAGAATTGGTAAAATATAAAGAACGCTATCAAAAAGCGCAAAATGATTTGATTGCCTTTCAAAATAAATACGGAGTTTTTGATCCTCTAAAACAAGCAGAAGCTAAAGCCGGCTTAGTAACTCAACTTGAATCAGATATCGCTCAAAGAGAAGCTAAGCTTTTAACCATGCAAAGCTATATGAATGATAGCGCACCTGAAATTGTAACCCTAAAGGCTGAAATCGCTGCTTTAAAAAAACAATTAGTTAAAGAAAGATCTAAAATTTCAGCCGATAATTCTTCTCAAAAACTCAATGATCTAGCTGCTAAATTTCAAGATCTAACCATAGAAGCAGGCTTTGCTCAAAGTGCTTATGAGGCGGCTTTGAAAGCTTATGAAAGTGCAAGGATAGAAGCTTTAAGAAAGATTAAACAACTAGTTATCGTTCAAACCCCTGATGTACCCCAAAGTGCAAAATACCCTGAAAAAATTTATAATATCTTAACAGCATTTATTGTATTATCTTTGATTTTTGGGGTGATTAAATTTGTTAAAATGATTATAGAGGAGCACAAGTATTAA
- a CDS encoding SLBB domain-containing protein, whose product MKKILILFLSCIFCFGAIDVSQISASGNSGTTSSSQNIENNISKSAPAQIPVFGAELFNGNFKNYTQRVYNPDYKIAVGDQISLKIWGAVEFEQILVVDSQGNIFIPKVGAVNLLGVKNSALVSVIKAQVNKIYKNNVFVYADMNAYQNVSVFVTGSVNAPGLYQGLSSDSVIQYLDKAGGINLEYGSFRDIQILRNNAVIKKIDLYDFLLKGQMDLFPFRSGDVVLVGNVQSYVFVNGDVQRPFRFELANDIKTLFDLARVAGAKPIVTNAILRSYGNDHKLEVSAYNKMQFSKVLLKTGDEVQFNPEYISQNISITVNGEHSGLKTLVVRKGTTLEDVSRLIVANGQSDMNALQVFRKSVAKTQKDLINAQLKELETLALTSPSVTSQGAAIKAEQAKLILEFIQRARELEPKGQIVIDKPKSYGEVILEEGDTINVPSKNNLIIVQGEVTLPGAFVYNKGEDLKYYINLAGGYGERADTSKVLVIRNNGKAQRYSGSVDMMPGDSVLVLPKVESENLQIFSMLTQILYQIAVATNVVLNI is encoded by the coding sequence ATGAAAAAAATATTAATTTTATTTTTAAGTTGTATTTTTTGTTTTGGAGCTATAGATGTTTCACAGATTAGCGCAAGCGGGAATTCTGGCACAACTAGCTCTTCTCAAAATATAGAAAACAATATCAGCAAGAGTGCCCCTGCTCAAATTCCTGTATTTGGTGCAGAATTATTTAATGGAAATTTCAAAAATTACACTCAAAGGGTTTATAATCCTGACTATAAAATCGCAGTAGGCGATCAAATCAGTCTTAAAATTTGGGGTGCGGTTGAATTTGAACAAATTTTAGTTGTGGATTCTCAAGGAAATATTTTTATCCCTAAGGTAGGAGCGGTAAATTTGCTAGGGGTAAAAAATAGTGCTCTTGTAAGTGTGATTAAAGCTCAGGTAAATAAAATTTATAAAAATAATGTTTTTGTTTATGCGGATATGAATGCTTATCAAAATGTTAGCGTTTTTGTCACAGGCAGTGTTAATGCTCCAGGGCTTTATCAAGGTCTTAGCTCGGATTCTGTGATCCAGTATCTTGATAAGGCAGGCGGGATAAATTTAGAATACGGAAGTTTTAGAGATATTCAAATTTTACGCAATAATGCTGTGATTAAAAAGATAGATTTGTATGATTTTTTACTTAAGGGTCAAATGGATCTTTTTCCTTTTAGAAGTGGTGATGTGGTTTTGGTGGGCAATGTCCAAAGTTATGTTTTTGTAAATGGAGATGTGCAAAGGCCGTTTCGCTTTGAGCTTGCAAATGATATTAAAACTTTATTTGATTTAGCTCGCGTAGCAGGTGCAAAACCTATAGTAACTAATGCGATACTAAGAAGTTATGGAAATGATCATAAGCTTGAAGTAAGTGCCTATAATAAAATGCAATTTTCTAAAGTTTTATTAAAAACGGGTGATGAGGTGCAGTTTAATCCCGAATACATTTCGCAAAATATCAGCATAACAGTCAACGGTGAGCATAGCGGGCTTAAAACTTTGGTAGTTCGAAAAGGAACGACGTTAGAGGATGTTTCAAGACTGATCGTGGCAAATGGGCAATCGGACATGAATGCCTTGCAAGTTTTTAGAAAAAGTGTTGCTAAAACTCAAAAAGATCTTATCAATGCTCAGCTTAAAGAGCTTGAAACCCTTGCTTTAACTAGTCCTTCGGTGACTTCTCAGGGTGCAGCTATCAAAGCAGAACAAGCAAAATTGATACTTGAGTTTATCCAAAGAGCAAGAGAATTGGAGCCTAAGGGGCAAATTGTCATCGATAAACCAAAATCTTATGGAGAGGTTATATTAGAAGAGGGTGATACCATCAATGTCCCTAGTAAAAACAATCTTATCATAGTCCAAGGTGAGGTTACTTTACCAGGAGCTTTTGTTTATAATAAGGGTGAAGATTTAAAATACTATATCAATCTTGCAGGAGGTTATGGAGAAAGAGCAGATACCTCCAAAGTACTTGTTATACGCAACAATGGCAAGGCTCAAAGATATAGTGGAAGTGTTGATATGATGCCAGGTGATTCTGTCTTAGTTTTGCCTAAGGTCGAAAGTGAGAATTTACAAATTTTTTCTATGCTAACGCAAATTTTATATCAAATTGCCGTTGCAACGAATGTAGTATTAAATATCTAA
- a CDS encoding KpsF/GutQ family sugar-phosphate isomerase, with protein MDALKIAKEVFATEAKAIEDLALNLDENFSKAIELMLHTKGRCIVSGMGKSGHIGAKIAATLASTGTPSFFIHPGEALHGDLGMLTPDDVLIAISNSGETEEILKIIPAIKKRKIPLIAMCGKKNSTLVKQGDIFLNISVKEEACPLQLAPMSSTTATLVMGDALAAALMKARNFRPDDFALFHPGGSLGRKLLTRVSDLMVSKNLPIVHPDTEFNDLVDVMTSGKLGLCLVLENEKLVGIITDGDLRRALKANDKPRFDFKAKEIMSINPKVVDADAMASEAEEIMLKYKIKEIVVSKEDKVVGIIQLYAIGNV; from the coding sequence ATGGATGCTTTAAAGATAGCTAAAGAAGTTTTTGCGACAGAGGCTAAGGCTATAGAAGATTTGGCTTTAAATTTGGATGAAAATTTTTCTAAAGCCATAGAACTTATGCTCCATACAAAGGGGCGTTGCATAGTCAGTGGCATGGGTAAATCAGGCCATATAGGAGCTAAGATAGCTGCGACTTTAGCAAGCACAGGAACTCCAAGCTTTTTTATCCATCCTGGAGAGGCTTTGCATGGGGATCTTGGGATGCTTACTCCTGATGATGTTTTGATAGCTATTTCAAATTCAGGCGAGACTGAAGAGATTTTAAAAATCATCCCTGCGATTAAAAAACGCAAAATTCCTCTTATAGCCATGTGTGGAAAGAAAAACTCTACTCTTGTAAAACAAGGGGATATTTTTTTAAATATATCTGTAAAAGAAGAAGCATGCCCTTTGCAACTTGCTCCGATGTCTTCGACAACTGCTACTTTGGTAATGGGCGATGCTTTAGCAGCTGCTTTGATGAAGGCTAGAAATTTTAGACCTGATGATTTTGCTCTTTTTCATCCAGGTGGAAGTTTGGGTAGAAAGCTTTTAACTAGAGTAAGTGATCTCATGGTATCTAAAAATCTTCCTATAGTTCATCCTGATACTGAATTTAATGATCTTGTTGATGTGATGACAAGTGGGAAATTAGGACTTTGTTTGGTGCTTGAAAATGAAAAGTTAGTAGGCATTATAACCGATGGGGATTTGCGCCGTGCTTTAAAGGCTAATGATAAACCAAGATTTGATTTTAAAGCTAAAGAGATCATGAGTATAAATCCTAAAGTGGTCGATGCTGATGCTATGGCAAGTGAGGCAGAAGAGATCATGCTAAAGTATAAAATCAAAGAAATTGTTGTTTCTAAAGAAGATAAAGTAGTGGGTATCATACAGCTTTATGCGATAGGGAATGTGTAG